The following are encoded together in the Planctomycetia bacterium genome:
- a CDS encoding peptidylprolyl isomerase: MLKKARARHILVPTEQACNDLKKQIDAGTAKFADLAKAHSKCPSGGEGGDLGEFRPGQMVPEFDKVVFSAPVNTVQGPVKTQFGYHLIEVTSRTGD; encoded by the coding sequence ATGTTGAAGAAAGCCCGTGCCCGCCACATTCTCGTGCCGACCGAACAGGCCTGCAACGACCTCAAGAAACAGATCGACGCCGGCACCGCGAAGTTCGCCGACTTGGCGAAGGCTCATTCGAAGTGCCCGTCCGGTGGCGAAGGGGGCGATCTCGGCGAGTTTCGTCCGGGCCAGATGGTTCCCGAGTTCGATAAGGTCGTCTTTTCGGCACCGGTCAACACCGTGCAAGGCCCCGTGAAGACTCAGTTCGGCTACCACCTGATCGAAGTCACCTCGCGCACCGGCGACTAG
- a CDS encoding alpha-2-macroglobulin, whose translation MRPSNTLGSALAGRTWSTKSLTAALIGMAILTTAWLVRAAAPADVTDLAATANKQFNAGNVKDAYDNYRKVLIDPRYEGADVGTILSNALQALQRLNRVPETDALFEEIIRVHAKQRTILATMAASYLTARQDGFIVAGKFERGNHRGGGEYAQATERDRVRSLQLYLQAVPLFDDAGADEKGGFYMQMSRAVLGNRGYYESWKLQALTDLTKLPDYQLGYNYHGGNDTGAPVSADGTPVYYEVPASWADAKSDGQRWRWAMHMAAQAGDGLKKEVAKTYASFLLHQFGTQTMAAYGQWFGAYEKDDAKDRPQTFALHTLTDDETIARLATGVKRFKLPDEHNPIKIYKQLADGTDWGASEASAQLAAIYENRRQFVTAAEWWEKAAKLTSGDVRRQYEARRTQIVGNWGTFETTEVQPGGTGAKLEFRFRNAGAVQFTAHALKYEKLLDDVKKYLKSAPRQLDWQKINIEQVGYRIVEQNQNEYIGAEAATWKLELQPRPNHFDSRITIATPLQKAGAYLVRAKLADGNESRIVVWIADTVIVKKPLDDKTLLYVADAVTGAPIPKADIEMFGYRQRQVNVPIAGVHWTIDVSNVAEKTGDDGQVQLAYNESQRQFNWLMIARTPDGRLAHYGFASVWNGRIYDQQYEAVKAYGITDRPVYRPAQKVQYKFWIRQAKYDLTEADSAKYANTDFTLQINDPQGTVAWNKRIKSDKFGGISGEYELPSEAKLGNYQLSVQGYGGMSFRVEEYKKPEFEVTVQAPTEPIKLGDKVTAEVQAKYYFGAPVVNAKVKYKVQRSPHDARWFPLARWDWMYGRGYWWFAYDYSWYPGFKQWGCLRPTPWWWQGQSEPPELVAEREAEIGPDGKLKIEIDTSLAAEIHGDEDHRYEITAEVVDESRRTIVGSGQVLVARRPFKVFTWVDRGHYDVGDTVHAHFSAHTLDDKPVSGKGKLKLLSIGYDEKRLPKETVAQEWDLATDAEGHAEMQIKASAAGQYRLSYELTDAKGNKEEGGYVFTVMGEGNDGAQFRFNSVELVPDKREYKAGDKVRLQVNTDRLGSTVLLFVRPTNGIYLPPQLLRIAGRSTFVEITTAVKDMPNFFVEAVTIADGKLHTETKEIVVPPESRVVDVKITPSKETYKPGEAAEIKLSLLGPDGRAFVGQTVVAVYDKSVEYISGGSNVPDIKAFFWKWRRQHYPRTESSLSIQSGNLMKSGEVGLNDIGVFGGSIADDLDTDERKDGAGFGRGGKGQVPGRALKAMMRNGAAMGGGYAAAPAGAPMAASAPMDALAKSESSAYGSDKNGLAELQQAGQAGQPNVQPTIRSNFADTALWIGALETNSDGIATAKLNMPENLTSWKIRTWAMGAGTNVGEASREVVTTKNLLVRLQAPRFFVEKDEVVLSANVHNYLKTKKSVQVVLELEGPTLKPLDESTRTIEIEAGGEMRVDWRVKAVAEGEAVVRMKGLTDEESDAVEMKFPVYVHGMLKTESFSGVVRPEDTSGKITFTVPDQRRVERSRLEVRYSPTLAGAMVDALPYLVDYPYGCTEQTLSRFLPAAITQKILIDMQLDLKKIQAKRTNLNAQEIGDDRKRAEQWKQFDRNPVFDQSEVAKMVKAGVQRLTDMQCSDGGWGWFSGYGEHSYPHTTAYVVHGFQMALENDVPLLPGVLDRGIQWLVRYQAEQVRLLKNYQNKAKTDFKAKADNLDAFVFMVLVDAGQKSGEMLAFLDRDRPELSVYALSMYGLALHKLAEADKLAEVLKNISQYVVEDDENQTAYLNLPDNNYWWNWYGSENEAMAYYLKLLSKTDPKGRVAPRLVKYLLNNRKHGSYWKSTRDTALCIESLADYLKASGESKPALTIEVWLDVTKRKEVKVDAENLFSFDNKFVLEGAEVASGRHTLELRKRGAGPIYFNAYQTDFTLEDFITKAGLEVKVERKFYKLVRVKAEALVAGARGQAVTQNVEKFERQEIPNLGTLKSGDVVEVELEIESKNDYEYLVFEDMKAGGFEPVDVRSGYNGNGLGAYMELRDERVCLFTRVLPRGKHSVSYKIRAEIPGKFSALPTRASAMYAPELKANSDEMKLGIED comes from the coding sequence ATGCGTCCTTCGAATACTCTCGGCTCAGCTCTCGCAGGTCGGACGTGGTCGACGAAATCGTTGACGGCGGCCTTGATCGGCATGGCGATTCTAACGACGGCGTGGCTCGTTCGGGCAGCCGCGCCGGCCGACGTTACCGATCTCGCGGCTACGGCGAATAAACAATTCAATGCGGGGAACGTGAAAGACGCCTACGACAACTATCGCAAAGTCTTGATCGATCCTCGTTACGAAGGGGCGGACGTTGGGACGATTCTCTCGAACGCGCTCCAAGCTTTGCAACGCCTGAATCGGGTTCCGGAAACCGACGCGTTGTTCGAAGAAATCATCCGAGTGCATGCCAAGCAGCGCACGATTCTCGCCACTATGGCCGCGAGCTACCTCACTGCCAGGCAAGACGGCTTCATCGTCGCCGGTAAATTCGAGCGAGGGAATCACCGCGGCGGGGGTGAATACGCACAGGCCACGGAGCGAGATCGGGTGCGCAGTTTGCAACTCTATCTGCAAGCGGTGCCGCTATTCGACGACGCCGGCGCCGACGAGAAGGGGGGCTTCTACATGCAAATGTCGCGAGCCGTGCTCGGCAACCGCGGCTACTACGAATCGTGGAAGCTGCAAGCCCTCACCGATCTGACGAAGCTTCCCGACTACCAGCTCGGCTACAACTACCACGGCGGGAACGACACAGGCGCGCCGGTAAGCGCCGACGGTACGCCGGTGTACTACGAAGTGCCCGCATCGTGGGCCGATGCGAAAAGCGACGGACAGCGCTGGCGCTGGGCCATGCACATGGCGGCGCAAGCCGGCGATGGCTTGAAGAAAGAGGTCGCCAAAACCTACGCCTCGTTCTTGTTGCACCAGTTCGGCACGCAAACCATGGCGGCCTACGGCCAATGGTTCGGAGCTTACGAGAAGGACGACGCCAAGGATCGTCCGCAGACGTTCGCGCTGCATACGCTTACGGACGACGAGACCATCGCGCGACTGGCCACCGGCGTCAAACGGTTCAAGCTTCCCGACGAACACAACCCGATCAAGATCTACAAGCAACTCGCCGACGGCACCGACTGGGGCGCCTCGGAAGCCAGTGCGCAGCTCGCGGCGATCTATGAAAACCGGCGCCAATTCGTGACGGCGGCCGAATGGTGGGAGAAGGCCGCGAAGCTGACCTCGGGCGATGTGCGACGCCAATACGAAGCGCGACGCACTCAGATCGTCGGTAATTGGGGGACGTTCGAGACTACCGAAGTGCAGCCCGGGGGGACGGGAGCGAAGCTCGAATTCCGGTTCCGCAACGCCGGCGCGGTCCAGTTTACCGCCCATGCATTGAAGTACGAAAAACTTCTCGATGACGTGAAGAAGTATCTCAAGAGCGCACCGCGCCAACTCGATTGGCAGAAGATCAACATCGAGCAAGTCGGCTACCGGATCGTCGAGCAGAACCAAAACGAATACATCGGTGCCGAAGCGGCGACATGGAAACTGGAGCTCCAGCCCCGGCCGAACCACTTCGATAGCCGAATTACGATCGCCACGCCGCTACAAAAAGCGGGGGCCTATCTCGTTCGCGCCAAGCTGGCCGACGGCAACGAGAGCCGCATCGTCGTTTGGATTGCCGACACCGTGATCGTAAAGAAGCCGCTCGACGATAAGACGCTGCTCTACGTCGCCGACGCCGTGACCGGAGCGCCGATTCCCAAGGCCGACATCGAAATGTTCGGCTACCGGCAACGCCAGGTCAACGTGCCGATTGCAGGCGTTCACTGGACCATCGACGTCTCGAACGTCGCCGAAAAAACCGGCGACGACGGTCAGGTGCAACTCGCTTACAACGAATCACAGCGACAGTTCAATTGGCTGATGATCGCGCGTACGCCCGATGGCCGGCTCGCGCATTATGGGTTCGCTTCGGTGTGGAACGGCCGCATCTACGATCAGCAATATGAAGCCGTCAAAGCTTACGGCATCACCGATCGGCCGGTGTATCGTCCTGCACAAAAAGTGCAGTATAAGTTTTGGATTCGCCAAGCGAAGTACGATCTGACCGAGGCCGACTCCGCGAAGTACGCGAACACCGATTTCACGCTTCAAATCAACGATCCGCAAGGAACCGTGGCCTGGAACAAGCGGATCAAGAGCGACAAATTCGGCGGAATCTCGGGCGAATACGAATTGCCGAGCGAAGCCAAACTCGGCAATTATCAACTTTCGGTTCAAGGCTACGGCGGCATGTCGTTCCGAGTCGAGGAGTACAAGAAGCCGGAATTCGAAGTTACCGTGCAAGCGCCGACCGAGCCGATCAAGCTCGGCGACAAGGTCACGGCCGAAGTGCAAGCGAAGTATTATTTCGGCGCTCCGGTCGTGAATGCCAAAGTGAAGTACAAGGTGCAGCGCTCGCCGCATGATGCCCGCTGGTTTCCGCTGGCGCGTTGGGATTGGATGTACGGTCGCGGCTACTGGTGGTTCGCTTACGACTATTCGTGGTATCCCGGCTTCAAACAGTGGGGCTGCCTTCGACCGACGCCGTGGTGGTGGCAAGGTCAATCGGAGCCGCCGGAATTGGTCGCGGAACGAGAAGCCGAGATCGGTCCCGACGGGAAGTTGAAAATCGAGATCGATACTTCGCTGGCCGCCGAAATTCACGGCGACGAAGACCATCGCTACGAGATTACGGCGGAAGTCGTCGACGAGTCGCGGCGCACGATCGTCGGTTCGGGGCAAGTCCTCGTGGCGCGTCGGCCGTTCAAAGTCTTCACCTGGGTCGATCGTGGACACTACGACGTCGGTGATACCGTTCACGCCCACTTTTCGGCTCATACGCTCGACGACAAGCCGGTGAGCGGTAAAGGGAAATTGAAGCTGCTCTCGATCGGCTACGACGAGAAGCGCCTGCCGAAAGAGACCGTGGCTCAAGAATGGGATCTCGCTACCGATGCCGAAGGGCACGCCGAGATGCAAATCAAGGCTTCGGCGGCCGGGCAGTATCGCCTCTCCTACGAGTTGACGGACGCTAAGGGGAACAAGGAAGAAGGGGGCTACGTCTTCACCGTCATGGGGGAAGGGAACGATGGCGCGCAGTTCCGTTTCAACTCCGTGGAGCTTGTGCCCGACAAGCGCGAATATAAAGCCGGCGATAAGGTACGGCTGCAAGTGAACACCGATCGTCTCGGCTCGACCGTGCTCCTTTTCGTGCGCCCGACGAACGGCATCTATCTTCCGCCGCAGCTCTTGCGCATCGCGGGCCGCAGCACCTTCGTCGAGATCACGACGGCCGTAAAAGACATGCCGAACTTCTTCGTCGAAGCCGTGACCATCGCCGACGGCAAGCTGCACACCGAGACGAAAGAAATCGTCGTGCCGCCGGAATCGCGCGTGGTCGACGTAAAGATCACGCCGTCGAAAGAGACCTACAAGCCGGGCGAAGCGGCCGAGATCAAGCTTTCGCTCCTCGGCCCCGACGGACGCGCGTTCGTCGGACAAACGGTCGTGGCCGTGTACGACAAGTCGGTCGAATATATTTCCGGCGGCTCGAACGTGCCGGACATTAAAGCGTTTTTCTGGAAGTGGCGCCGGCAACATTACCCGCGCACGGAATCGAGCCTTTCGATTCAATCCGGCAATCTGATGAAGAGCGGAGAAGTCGGGCTCAACGACATCGGCGTATTCGGCGGCTCGATCGCCGACGACCTTGATACCGACGAACGGAAAGACGGAGCCGGCTTCGGCCGTGGAGGGAAGGGGCAAGTTCCGGGTCGGGCCTTGAAGGCCATGATGCGCAACGGCGCGGCGATGGGCGGTGGCTATGCCGCTGCACCCGCGGGTGCCCCTATGGCCGCCTCGGCACCGATGGACGCTTTGGCGAAGTCGGAAAGCTCCGCTTATGGGTCGGATAAAAACGGTCTCGCCGAACTACAACAGGCAGGACAAGCCGGTCAGCCGAACGTGCAGCCGACGATTCGCTCGAACTTCGCCGACACCGCGCTCTGGATCGGCGCCCTGGAAACCAACAGCGACGGCATCGCCACGGCAAAGCTCAACATGCCGGAAAATCTGACCTCTTGGAAAATTCGGACCTGGGCGATGGGGGCAGGCACGAACGTCGGCGAGGCCTCGCGCGAAGTCGTGACGACGAAGAACCTGCTCGTCAGGCTTCAAGCTCCCCGCTTCTTCGTCGAGAAAGACGAAGTCGTGCTGTCGGCGAACGTGCATAACTATTTGAAGACGAAGAAGAGCGTGCAAGTCGTACTCGAACTCGAAGGGCCGACGCTCAAGCCGCTCGACGAATCGACGCGTACGATCGAGATCGAAGCCGGCGGTGAGATGCGCGTCGATTGGCGCGTCAAAGCCGTGGCCGAAGGGGAAGCCGTCGTGCGGATGAAAGGCCTCACCGACGAAGAATCGGATGCCGTCGAGATGAAGTTCCCGGTCTACGTCCACGGCATGCTCAAGACCGAATCGTTCTCGGGCGTGGTTCGTCCGGAAGACACGTCGGGAAAGATCACGTTCACCGTGCCCGATCAGCGGCGCGTCGAACGCTCGCGATTGGAAGTTCGCTACTCGCCGACCCTCGCCGGAGCGATGGTCGATGCGCTGCCGTACCTCGTCGACTATCCCTACGGCTGCACGGAGCAAACGCTCAGCCGATTCTTGCCGGCCGCGATTACTCAGAAGATCCTGATCGACATGCAGCTCGATCTCAAAAAGATCCAAGCCAAGCGAACGAATCTCAACGCGCAAGAAATCGGCGACGACCGGAAGCGCGCCGAGCAATGGAAGCAGTTCGATCGCAATCCGGTGTTCGATCAAAGCGAAGTCGCGAAGATGGTGAAAGCCGGCGTGCAACGCCTCACCGATATGCAATGCTCCGACGGCGGCTGGGGTTGGTTCTCGGGCTACGGCGAGCACTCCTATCCGCATACGACCGCCTACGTCGTCCACGGCTTCCAAATGGCTCTGGAGAACGACGTACCGCTATTGCCCGGCGTGTTGGATCGGGGTATCCAGTGGCTCGTGCGTTATCAAGCCGAGCAAGTTCGGTTGCTCAAGAATTACCAGAACAAAGCCAAAACCGATTTCAAAGCGAAAGCCGACAACCTCGACGCGTTCGTCTTCATGGTCCTAGTCGATGCGGGCCAGAAGAGCGGAGAGATGCTCGCCTTTCTCGATCGCGATCGACCGGAGTTGTCCGTATATGCGTTGTCGATGTACGGCCTGGCGCTGCATAAGCTGGCCGAGGCGGACAAACTCGCCGAGGTCCTGAAGAACATCAGTCAGTATGTGGTCGAAGACGATGAAAACCAGACCGCGTATCTCAACCTGCCCGACAACAATTACTGGTGGAATTGGTACGGCAGCGAGAATGAAGCGATGGCCTACTACTTGAAGCTGCTGTCGAAGACGGACCCGAAGGGGCGGGTGGCGCCGCGGCTCGTGAAGTACCTGCTCAACAACAGAAAGCACGGCTCCTACTGGAAGAGCACGCGCGACACGGCCCTCTGCATCGAATCGCTTGCCGACTATCTCAAAGCGTCGGGAGAGTCGAAGCCCGCCCTGACGATCGAGGTATGGCTCGACGTCACGAAGCGTAAGGAAGTCAAAGTCGACGCGGAAAACCTCTTCTCGTTCGATAACAAGTTCGTGCTTGAAGGAGCGGAAGTCGCGTCGGGAAGACACACGCTCGAGCTTCGCAAACGCGGCGCAGGACCGATCTACTTCAACGCTTACCAAACCGATTTCACTCTGGAAGACTTCATCACTAAGGCCGGTCTGGAAGTTAAAGTCGAGCGCAAGTTCTACAAGCTGGTGCGCGTGAAGGCCGAGGCGCTCGTGGCCGGTGCTCGTGGGCAAGCGGTTACGCAGAATGTCGAGAAGTTCGAACGACAAGAGATCCCGAATCTCGGCACGCTCAAGAGCGGCGACGTTGTCGAAGTGGAACTGGAAATCGAAAGCAAGAACGACTACGAATATCTCGTCTTCGAGGATATGAAGGCCGGCGGCTTCGAGCCGGTCGACGTTCGCAGCGGCTACAACGGCAACGGACTCGGAGCCTATATGGAACTTCGCGACGAACGAGTTTGCCTCTTTACGCGAGTGCTGCCGCGCGGCAAGCACAGCGTTTCCTATAAGATCCGCGCCGAGATCCCGGGCAAGTTCAGCGCCTTACCGACCCGCGCGTCGGCGATGTACGCTCCGGAACTGAAAGCCAACTCCGACGAAATGAAACTCGGCATCGAGGATTAA
- a CDS encoding iron-containing alcohol dehydrogenase codes for MSAPFDFFSPQRIVFGWGRRTEAGPLAATLGRRAFLVVGSRTLARSGAIAELTAALEASGIEVSPLATISHEPLTTDVDEATALLKQAGLREGDFLVAVGGGSAIDLAKAVAAMATQDADAVTGTPPRVVDYLEGVGRGYQLVVPPLPIMALPTTGGTGTEATKNAVISSYEPAFKKSLRDPRLVPRIVLVDPELSVGLSPETTAWTGMDAITQLIEAFITRNARPIPQALCLEGLRLALPAVEQAVRDGTNRPAREAMAQAALFSGMALANSGLGLAHGVAAALGVICRVPHGLACAVMLPAALAANRETSQADLARLARYSLNLSIADDASAAQALVDRVAELCRSLQVPRTLGELGVRKEQLPALVAGSKGNSLNGNPRPIASDELQLILERML; via the coding sequence ATGTCTGCGCCGTTCGATTTCTTTTCACCGCAACGGATCGTCTTCGGCTGGGGACGTCGCACCGAGGCGGGCCCGTTGGCCGCAACGCTCGGCCGCCGCGCTTTCCTGGTCGTGGGCTCGCGCACGCTCGCCCGGAGCGGCGCCATTGCGGAACTCACCGCTGCTCTAGAGGCGTCGGGCATCGAGGTCTCTCCCCTCGCCACGATCTCTCACGAACCTCTGACGACCGACGTCGATGAGGCGACAGCCCTCTTGAAGCAAGCCGGACTGCGCGAGGGGGATTTTCTCGTCGCCGTCGGCGGCGGCTCCGCCATCGATCTTGCCAAGGCTGTCGCAGCGATGGCGACTCAAGATGCCGATGCCGTGACCGGCACGCCTCCGCGTGTCGTCGATTACCTCGAAGGAGTCGGACGGGGCTATCAGCTCGTCGTGCCGCCGCTTCCGATCATGGCGCTGCCGACCACCGGCGGCACCGGCACGGAAGCGACGAAGAATGCCGTGATCTCGTCGTATGAACCGGCTTTTAAGAAGAGCTTGCGCGACCCGCGGCTGGTGCCGCGCATCGTGCTCGTCGATCCGGAGTTGAGCGTCGGTCTGTCGCCGGAAACAACCGCTTGGACCGGCATGGACGCGATCACGCAACTCATCGAAGCCTTCATCACGCGCAATGCCCGCCCGATCCCGCAGGCGCTCTGCCTTGAAGGCCTCCGGCTCGCGCTGCCGGCCGTCGAGCAAGCCGTGCGCGACGGCACGAACCGCCCGGCGCGCGAAGCGATGGCCCAGGCGGCGTTGTTCTCCGGGATGGCGCTCGCCAACTCCGGACTCGGCCTGGCGCATGGAGTCGCGGCTGCGCTCGGCGTCATCTGTCGCGTTCCCCACGGTCTAGCTTGTGCCGTCATGTTGCCGGCGGCGTTGGCGGCGAATCGTGAAACATCGCAAGCCGATCTCGCCCGGCTCGCTCGCTATTCGTTGAATCTTTCCATTGCCGACGACGCCTCGGCCGCGCAGGCCCTCGTCGATCGAGTCGCCGAGCTATGCCGCTCGCTCCAGGTCCCCCGCACGCTCGGCGAACTCGGGGTCCGTAAAGAGCAGCTTCCGGCGCTCGTCGCAGGGTCGAAAGGAAATAGCCTCAACGGAAATCCTCGTCCGATCGCAAGCGATGAACTACAACTCATTTTGGAGCGCATGCTGTGA
- a CDS encoding caspase family protein — translation MIRLHELDANSQATPSRALSTRMRISSLVDFAVLAASICLLVAPFDTARAAEVVHPFNWKLEKTTVFAVGLLEWKHPEIYSSFPDQQANRADVRLVNHFRKIGIPEERIVFLKDSAATKAHILEELRKVLAASKPGDLLIFYFAGHGSRDEETGSTYFANYDAGEEDSSAWNVASIFKTIQNKFRGDRAVMIADCCHSGALYDEAGRHAAGRVSFACLTSSYSHNLSTGNWTFTDSLLQAFRGTPAADSNADSVVQLHEAARYIELEMAFIEGQKSMFITTGEFPSDSPVARVKTIPKPGTGRRVEALSEGKWYKAKIIDAETGRSKVHYTNYGEEYDEWLPTDRIREYVPKVYAVDTKVQVYSEDDKKWEKGTILKTWYGLHYIHFDGYDASWDEWVGPNAIKPR, via the coding sequence ATGATCCGCCTCCATGAGCTCGACGCCAATTCTCAAGCAACCCCTTCGCGAGCGCTCAGCACTCGCATGCGCATCTCTTCCCTCGTCGACTTCGCCGTTCTCGCGGCATCCATCTGCTTGCTTGTCGCACCGTTCGACACGGCCCGTGCCGCCGAGGTCGTGCATCCGTTCAATTGGAAGCTCGAGAAGACGACGGTCTTCGCCGTCGGCCTCTTGGAATGGAAGCATCCCGAGATTTATAGCTCGTTTCCCGACCAGCAAGCCAATCGGGCCGACGTGCGACTCGTCAATCATTTTCGCAAGATCGGCATCCCTGAAGAACGAATCGTGTTCCTTAAAGATTCCGCAGCGACGAAGGCGCACATTCTCGAAGAGTTACGCAAGGTGCTGGCCGCTTCGAAGCCCGGCGACTTGCTCATCTTTTATTTCGCCGGCCACGGCTCGCGCGACGAAGAAACCGGCAGCACCTATTTCGCCAACTACGATGCCGGCGAAGAAGACTCCTCCGCTTGGAACGTCGCTTCGATCTTCAAGACGATCCAAAACAAGTTCCGCGGCGATCGCGCCGTCATGATCGCCGACTGTTGCCACTCCGGCGCACTCTACGATGAAGCCGGCCGCCACGCCGCCGGTCGAGTTTCGTTCGCTTGTCTCACGTCGTCGTACTCACATAATCTTTCGACCGGCAACTGGACGTTCACCGATTCGCTGCTTCAAGCCTTCCGCGGCACGCCGGCCGCCGACTCGAACGCGGATTCCGTGGTGCAACTGCACGAAGCGGCTCGATACATCGAGTTGGAGATGGCGTTCATCGAAGGCCAAAAGTCGATGTTCATCACCACCGGCGAGTTCCCGTCCGATTCCCCCGTCGCCCGCGTGAAAACGATTCCCAAGCCGGGCACTGGCCGGCGAGTTGAGGCGCTTTCGGAAGGAAAGTGGTACAAGGCGAAGATCATCGACGCCGAGACCGGGCGCTCGAAAGTGCATTACACGAATTACGGCGAAGAGTACGACGAATGGCTCCCGACCGATCGAATTCGTGAATACGTCCCGAAGGTTTACGCAGTCGATACCAAGGTGCAAGTCTATTCCGAAGACGACAAAAAGTGGGAGAAGGGAACGATCCTCAAGACCTGGTATGGGTTGCACTACATTCATTTCGACGGGTACGATGCCTCGTGGGACGAATGGGTCGGTCCCAACGCCATCAAACCGCGCTAG
- a CDS encoding MotA/TolQ/ExbB proton channel family protein, producing MLKRSSLRGIVTLLLALTAAGMVLAQGQAPAPSPVPGPVAASTEQMPEIPSKNLWHIILAGGVIMLPIAFCSVLTTVFGFERLMTIRRGRVIPLPFVKRFLHQLREGQLDREKALALCQENGSPVAEVFSAAIRKWGKPAVEVEQGVLDAGERTVNSLRRYLRVFNGVATISPLLGLLGTVFGMIKAFNEISSSNAMGRPELLAGGISEALITTAAGLTVAIPALSVYLYFVSRVDQLIIEIDALGQELVQIVSDEGLVDMPQIKTTRTRKDAA from the coding sequence ATGTTGAAGCGTTCGTCGCTGCGCGGCATCGTCACTTTGCTCTTAGCACTGACCGCCGCCGGAATGGTGCTGGCGCAAGGGCAAGCGCCGGCTCCCTCGCCGGTACCCGGTCCCGTAGCGGCAAGCACCGAGCAAATGCCGGAAATACCCTCGAAGAATCTCTGGCATATCATTCTCGCCGGCGGCGTGATCATGTTGCCGATCGCGTTCTGCTCGGTCCTGACTACAGTATTCGGCTTCGAGCGTCTGATGACCATTCGTCGCGGCCGGGTGATTCCGCTGCCGTTCGTCAAACGCTTTCTGCATCAACTGCGCGAAGGTCAGCTCGATCGCGAAAAAGCTCTTGCGCTTTGCCAAGAGAACGGTAGCCCCGTCGCTGAAGTCTTCAGCGCGGCGATTCGCAAATGGGGCAAGCCCGCCGTCGAAGTCGAACAAGGGGTGCTCGATGCCGGCGAGCGAACGGTGAACTCGCTGCGTCGCTATTTGCGGGTCTTCAACGGCGTCGCCACGATCAGCCCGCTGCTCGGCCTGCTCGGCACGGTCTTCGGCATGATTAAAGCCTTCAACGAAATTTCTTCGAGCAATGCGATGGGCCGGCCGGAATTGCTTGCCGGCGGCATCAGCGAAGCTCTGATTACCACGGCCGCAGGACTGACCGTCGCCATTCCCGCTCTCTCGGTCTATCTCTACTTCGTGAGCCGCGTCGACCAGCTCATCATCGAGATCGATGCCCTCGGGCAAGAGCTGGTGCAGATCGTTTCGGACGAAGGTTTAGTCGACATGCCGCAAATAAAAACGACGCGGACACGTAAAGACGCGGCCTAA
- a CDS encoding biopolymer transporter ExbD: MPLRTQLDEQPSLNLTSMIDVLFLLIIFFMVGTKFTEMERKIGLKVPQVSNVEALTSAPEKKVVNVYRDGQITLERETVTLDELSRRLSAARSQYEDLGVLVRGDGGGEFQYVADVLNACRKAGITELGVAVTTANPVANPKR, translated from the coding sequence ATGCCGCTACGCACGCAACTCGACGAGCAACCGTCGCTCAACCTGACGTCGATGATCGACGTGCTGTTTCTATTGATTATTTTCTTCATGGTCGGCACAAAGTTCACGGAGATGGAACGCAAGATCGGCTTGAAAGTTCCGCAGGTCAGCAACGTCGAGGCGTTGACTTCCGCTCCGGAGAAAAAGGTCGTCAACGTCTATCGCGACGGCCAAATCACGCTGGAACGAGAAACCGTAACGCTCGACGAACTGAGCCGCAGGCTGAGCGCGGCCCGTAGCCAGTATGAAGACCTCGGCGTGCTGGTGCGCGGCGACGGCGGCGGTGAGTTTCAATACGTTGCCGACGTGCTTAATGCCTGTCGTAAGGCGGGCATCACCGAACTCGGCGTCGCAGTGACGACGGCGAATCCCGTTGCGAATCCGAAACGGTAA